In one Bacteroidota bacterium genomic region, the following are encoded:
- a CDS encoding ATP-binding protein: protein MENILYRYNPWWENDFNSEYLIEREGLVSSLINEFGNNQIVILTGLRRVGKTSMLKLIIKKLIESNYNPKQIFYLSMDEYLLKDSNILEIIEAYRKLQKLKTKEKIYLFLDEITFKKDFEIQLKNLYDNQNVKIFASSSNSAILEDKKAMLTGRTINYEILPLTYNEYLIFKKINIKKTDNHLHESYFLEYLKTGGIPEFVLTDNFEYLKNLINDIIYKDIAAIHNVRDISILQDFFLLLMERTGKKLSINKIASILSISSDTAHRYLNYFSRTYLIHLVKKAGKTNERILSANKIYAADIGIRNYFTGFRDKGSIFENYVFLRIKHLNPSYIYKNKIEIDFITENKTLIEAKFHKEKLSDKQQKLFDETDANKKYIVRNDSDITKLLLG from the coding sequence ATGGAAAATATACTTTACAGATACAATCCGTGGTGGGAAAATGATTTTAATAGTGAGTATCTTATTGAAAGAGAAGGGTTAGTTTCTTCATTGATAAATGAATTTGGAAATAATCAAATAGTAATTCTAACAGGGTTGAGAAGAGTTGGAAAAACTTCAATGCTAAAGTTAATAATTAAAAAACTTATTGAAAGTAATTATAATCCCAAACAAATATTTTATTTAAGTATGGACGAGTATTTATTAAAAGACAGCAATATACTCGAAATTATCGAAGCCTACCGTAAATTACAAAAACTTAAAACAAAAGAAAAAATTTATTTATTTTTAGATGAGATAACATTTAAAAAAGATTTTGAAATTCAATTAAAAAATCTTTATGATAATCAGAATGTAAAAATATTTGCTTCTTCGTCAAATTCAGCAATTCTTGAAGACAAAAAAGCTATGCTTACAGGAAGAACAATAAATTATGAAATTCTTCCATTAACTTACAATGAGTATTTAATATTCAAAAAGATTAATATTAAAAAGACAGATAATCATTTACATGAAAGTTATTTTTTAGAATATTTGAAAACCGGAGGTATTCCTGAATTTGTATTAACAGATAATTTTGAATACTTAAAAAATTTGATTAACGATATTATTTATAAAGATATCGCTGCAATACACAATGTTAGAGATATATCAATACTACAAGATTTTTTTCTTTTATTAATGGAGCGAACAGGGAAAAAATTAAGTATAAACAAAATTGCATCAATACTTTCAATATCTTCCGATACTGCACATCGATATCTTAATTATTTTTCAAGAACATATTTAATACATTTAGTAAAAAAAGCAGGAAAAACCAATGAGAGGATACTTTCTGCAAACAAAATTTACGCAGCAGATATTGGCATCAGAAATTATTTTACAGGCTTTAGAGACAAAGGAAGTATATTTGAAAATTATGTTTTTTTAAGAATTAAACATTTAAATCCATCATATATTTATAAAAATAAAATTGAGATTGATTTTATTACAGAAAACAAAACACTCATAGAAGCAAAATTTCATAAAGAGAAGCTTTCAGATAAGCAACAAAAGCTTTTCGATGAAACAGATGCTAATAAAAAATATATTGTAAGAAACGATTCGGATATTACCAAACTATTATTGGGATAA
- the sufD gene encoding Fe-S cluster assembly protein SufD gives MNKDTLIKNIEKILLSDYENNINQIGKNDSKKLRKIRENALSQFIKLGFPSTKEELWRFTDIKKIIENSGRLLQPFTPPKDINSPVEDVFQCDATQLDTYDIALINGWYPHSLPLMQELPSKGKVGSLYQAKELFPELIDKYYAKYIDYSDNPFTALNTAFAHDGVFCYFPENSKNKKPVQIVNLASANKITLTTPFIQTRNLIIAEKNSDVKIVICEHTLSNNNSFSNSVTEIIVEENANVELIRIQNQNNFGVIISDIQVHQKANSSFTSNTITLNGGLVRNNQNIQLNGKKATANIYGAYFIDKAQHIDNYTKIEHKVPECNSNELFKGILDEKAEGVFRGMIKVNKNAQKTNSFQKNNNLLLTSDAQINTMPQLEIYADDVKCNHGATIGYLDDEEMFYLLSRGINKKEARLLLMNAFASEIIEKISIPVLKGRISFLVNQRLRGELLPCASCALNCNI, from the coding sequence ATGAACAAAGACACATTAATTAAAAATATAGAAAAGATACTGCTTTCCGATTATGAAAACAATATTAATCAGATTGGTAAAAATGATTCTAAAAAACTGAGAAAAATCAGAGAGAATGCATTATCTCAGTTTATAAAACTTGGATTTCCCTCAACAAAAGAAGAACTTTGGAGATTTACCGATATTAAAAAAATCATTGAAAATAGTGGCAGGCTTTTACAACCATTTACTCCTCCTAAAGATATAAATTCACCTGTTGAAGATGTTTTCCAATGTGATGCTACACAATTAGACACTTATGATATTGCTTTAATAAATGGCTGGTATCCTCACTCTTTACCGTTAATGCAAGAATTACCTTCCAAAGGGAAAGTTGGAAGTTTGTACCAAGCAAAAGAATTATTTCCTGAATTAATTGACAAGTATTATGCTAAATATATTGATTACTCAGACAATCCATTTACAGCATTAAATACCGCATTCGCTCATGATGGTGTTTTCTGTTATTTTCCCGAAAATTCTAAAAACAAAAAGCCTGTTCAGATTGTTAATCTTGCCTCTGCAAATAAAATAACACTAACAACTCCTTTTATTCAAACACGGAATTTAATTATTGCAGAAAAAAACTCTGATGTAAAAATTGTTATTTGCGAGCATACACTTTCAAACAATAATAGTTTTTCTAATTCCGTAACAGAAATAATTGTTGAAGAAAATGCAAATGTAGAATTAATCCGCATCCAAAATCAAAACAACTTTGGAGTTATAATTTCTGATATTCAAGTTCATCAAAAGGCAAATAGTAGTTTTACATCAAACACAATTACATTAAACGGAGGACTTGTAAGGAATAATCAAAATATACAGCTTAATGGGAAAAAAGCAACAGCTAATATTTATGGTGCATACTTTATCGACAAAGCACAACATATTGATAACTACACAAAAATAGAACACAAAGTTCCTGAATGCAACAGCAATGAATTGTTTAAAGGAATTCTTGACGAAAAAGCAGAAGGTGTTTTCAGAGGAATGATAAAAGTTAATAAAAATGCACAAAAAACTAATTCCTTTCAAAAAAATAACAACCTGCTTTTAACCAGTGATGCACAAATAAATACTATGCCACAACTTGAGATTTATGCAGATGACGTAAAATGTAACCACGGTGCTACAATCGGATATCTTGATGATGAAGAAATGTTTTATTTGCTCTCACGCGGAATTAATAAAAAGGAAGCAAGATTACTGCTAATGAATGCTTTTGCATCAGAAATAATTGAAAAAATTTCCATTCCTGTATTAAAAGGACGTATTTCATTTTTAGTAAATCAAAGATTGAGAGGAGAACTTTTACCTTGTGCTTCATGTGCATTAAATTGCAACATTTAG
- the sufC gene encoding Fe-S cluster assembly ATPase SufC, with the protein MLKIKNLHASIKGKEILKGLNLEVKPGEVHAIMGPNGSGKSTLASVLSGRDIVKVTKGEVLYENKNLLDFEPDIRSKEGIFLAFQYPVEIPGVSITNFLKTAINEHKIYKKQKALSAAEFLKLMKEKKEYVEITSELTNRSVNEGFSGGEKKRNEIFQMAMLEPKLAILDETDSGLDIDALRIVANGINKLKNPNNAFVVITHYQRLLDYIVPDKVHILYNGKIVKTGTKELALELEEKGYDWLKK; encoded by the coding sequence ATGTTAAAAATAAAGAACTTACATGCAAGTATTAAAGGCAAAGAGATACTCAAAGGATTAAACCTTGAAGTAAAACCAGGGGAAGTTCATGCTATTATGGGACCAAATGGTTCAGGAAAAAGCACTTTAGCATCCGTACTATCGGGACGTGATATTGTTAAAGTTACTAAAGGAGAAGTACTTTACGAAAACAAAAACCTCCTTGATTTTGAACCTGATATTCGGTCAAAAGAAGGAATTTTTCTTGCTTTTCAATATCCTGTTGAAATACCGGGTGTGAGCATAACCAACTTTCTAAAAACAGCTATTAATGAACACAAGATTTACAAAAAGCAAAAAGCATTATCGGCTGCCGAGTTTTTAAAACTTATGAAAGAAAAAAAGGAATATGTTGAAATAACTTCCGAATTAACAAATCGTTCTGTTAACGAAGGTTTTTCGGGTGGCGAAAAAAAGAGAAATGAAATATTTCAAATGGCAATGCTGGAACCCAAATTAGCAATTCTTGATGAAACAGATTCAGGACTTGATATTGATGCATTACGTATTGTTGCAAATGGTATAAATAAATTAAAAAATCCGAATAACGCTTTTGTTGTTATTACCCACTACCAAAGGCTTCTGGATTACATTGTACCTGACAAAGTTCACATTCTTTACAATGGGAAAATTGTTAAAACAGGAACTAAAGAACTTGCTCTTGAATTAGAAGAAAAAGGATATGACTGGTTAAAAAAATAA
- the sufB gene encoding Fe-S cluster assembly protein SufB, with amino-acid sequence MNDSNKYIKEVTNDKYKYGFQTDIEQDRAPKGLSEDTIRYISKVKNEPDFLLEYRLKAYKKWQTMKQPNWAHLNFPTIDFQAISYYASPKKKNLKSLDEVDPELLDTFNKLGISIEEQKHLSGVAVDVVMDSSSVITTYKEKLGELGIIFCSISEAIEEHPELIKKYLGSVVPAGDNYFAALNSAVFTDGSFVYIPKGSRCPMDLSTYFRINAAETGQFERTLIVAEDDSYVSYLEGCTAPIRDENQLHAAVVEIVVNKNAEVKYSTVQNWYPGDKNGKGGIYNFVTKRGICKGDNSKLSWTQVETGSAVTWKYPSTILKGDNSHGEFFSVAVTNNHQQADTGTKMIHLGKNSKSKIISKGISAGYSQNSYRGLVKIAKKAEKSRNYTQCDSLLLTDSCGAHTFPYMDVKNETSIVEHEATTSKIAEDQLFYCNQRGIDTENAISLIVNGYAKEVLNKLPMEFAVEAQKLLSITLENSVG; translated from the coding sequence ATGAACGACAGCAATAAATACATAAAAGAAGTAACTAACGACAAATACAAGTATGGTTTTCAAACGGATATTGAACAGGATCGTGCACCTAAAGGACTTAGTGAGGATACTATCAGATATATTTCAAAAGTAAAAAACGAGCCTGACTTTCTTCTGGAATATCGCTTAAAAGCATATAAAAAATGGCAAACAATGAAACAGCCGAACTGGGCTCATTTAAACTTTCCAACAATTGACTTTCAAGCAATAAGCTATTATGCTTCACCTAAAAAGAAAAACCTCAAAAGCCTTGATGAAGTTGATCCTGAACTTCTTGACACATTTAATAAATTAGGAATTTCTATTGAAGAGCAAAAGCATCTTTCGGGTGTTGCAGTTGATGTAGTGATGGATAGTAGCTCTGTAATTACTACTTACAAAGAAAAATTAGGCGAATTAGGAATTATTTTTTGTTCCATTTCTGAAGCAATTGAAGAGCATCCCGAACTAATTAAAAAATACCTTGGTTCTGTTGTTCCTGCCGGAGATAATTATTTTGCCGCTTTAAATTCAGCAGTATTTACCGATGGCTCATTTGTTTATATTCCAAAAGGCTCAAGATGTCCAATGGATCTTTCAACATATTTTAGAATTAACGCTGCCGAAACAGGGCAATTTGAGAGAACACTAATAGTTGCCGAAGATGACAGCTATGTCAGTTATCTCGAAGGTTGTACCGCACCTATTCGTGATGAAAATCAACTTCATGCTGCTGTTGTAGAAATAGTTGTTAATAAAAATGCAGAAGTAAAATATTCAACAGTACAAAATTGGTATCCGGGAGACAAAAACGGAAAAGGTGGTATTTATAATTTTGTAACAAAACGAGGCATTTGCAAAGGTGATAATTCCAAACTTTCGTGGACACAAGTGGAAACAGGCTCTGCTGTTACATGGAAATATCCCAGCACCATACTCAAAGGAGATAATAGCCATGGAGAATTTTTTTCGGTGGCGGTAACAAATAATCATCAGCAGGCAGACACAGGAACAAAAATGATTCATTTGGGAAAAAACTCAAAAAGCAAAATAATTTCCAAAGGAATTTCTGCAGGATATAGCCAAAACAGTTATCGTGGTTTAGTAAAAATTGCTAAAAAAGCAGAAAAAAGCAGAAACTACACTCAATGTGATTCTCTCCTGCTTACCGATAGTTGTGGAGCACACACATTTCCATACATGGATGTAAAAAATGAAACATCAATAGTTGAGCATGAAGCAACAACTTCAAAAATTGCAGAAGATCAATTATTTTATTGTAACCAAAGAGGAATTGATACTGAAAATGCAATTAGTCTGATTGTTAACGGGTATGCAAAAGAAGTTTTAAACAAACTCCCGATGGAATTTGCTGTAGAAGCACAAAAATTACTTTCTATTACACTTGAAAATAGTGTAGGATAA
- a CDS encoding glutaminyl-peptide cyclotransferase, with translation MPKKLLFIALIIIVLFSCNKKPKEKSNIETTKTEVVEQLKVKIINQFPHEKRKYTQGFEVYNGYLYESTGLDNKSSLKKINIKTGEVEKSVELTNFFAEGLTILNDKLTILSYKRGIAIEYDLETFEEKDVEFTYKTEGWGLTNNGSHLIMSDGSNKLFFYNAKTFEKEKVLNVKYEGEPLYFINELEYVDGKIYANIYGSDFIVAIDIESGKVIADIDASNLICSQLSKSDPEAVLNGIAYNKKTKTFYMTGKKCNTIYEVVFE, from the coding sequence ATGCCGAAAAAACTTTTATTTATTGCATTGATAATTATTGTTTTGTTTTCTTGTAATAAAAAACCCAAGGAAAAATCCAATATTGAAACAACAAAAACAGAGGTTGTTGAGCAATTAAAAGTTAAAATAATTAACCAATTTCCTCATGAAAAAAGAAAATATACTCAGGGATTTGAAGTGTATAATGGTTACTTGTACGAAAGTACAGGTTTGGACAACAAAAGTAGTTTGAAAAAAATAAATATTAAAACAGGCGAAGTTGAAAAATCTGTTGAGTTGACAAATTTTTTTGCTGAAGGATTAACAATTTTAAATGATAAGCTTACAATTTTATCTTATAAAAGAGGAATAGCCATAGAGTATGACCTTGAAACTTTTGAAGAAAAAGATGTGGAGTTTACTTATAAAACCGAAGGTTGGGGATTAACAAATAATGGTAGTCATTTGATAATGAGTGACGGGTCTAATAAATTATTTTTTTATAACGCTAAAACTTTCGAAAAAGAAAAGGTTTTGAATGTAAAATATGAAGGCGAACCATTGTATTTCATAAATGAACTTGAATATGTTGACGGTAAAATTTATGCAAATATTTACGGTAGTGATTTTATCGTTGCAATTGATATTGAAAGTGGAAAGGTAATAGCTGATATTGATGCTTCAAATCTGATATGCTCTCAACTGTCAAAGTCTGATCCTGAGGCTGTATTGAATGGTATTGCATATAATAAAAAAACAAAAACATTTTACATGACAGGTAAAAAATGTAACACTATTTATGAAGTCGTTTTTGAATAA
- a CDS encoding glycosyltransferase family 2 protein — protein MKKLSIIIPVYNEEKTINQLLAKVCSVKLINNIEKEIIVVDDCSTDNSGELIRGFIEKKSEVDINYILKEENSGKGASLHLGIRVAKGDYLIIQDADLEYDPEEYNELLKPIVNGHADVVFGSRFMGGNPHRILFFWHSLGNKMLTFFSNMFTNLNLTDMETCYKMFRTEIIKSLDLKEKKFGFEPEVTAKVSRVPDVRIYEIGISYYGRKYSDGKKISWKDGLRALYSVVKYNVWARGER, from the coding sequence ATGAAAAAATTATCCATAATAATTCCTGTTTATAATGAAGAAAAAACAATTAATCAGTTATTAGCAAAAGTTTGTTCTGTAAAACTTATAAATAATATTGAAAAGGAAATTATTGTTGTTGATGATTGCTCTACAGATAATTCAGGGGAATTGATTAGGGGATTTATTGAAAAAAAATCTGAGGTTGATATTAATTATATCCTAAAGGAGGAAAATTCGGGAAAGGGAGCATCACTTCATCTTGGAATTAGAGTGGCAAAAGGTGATTATTTAATTATTCAAGATGCTGATTTGGAATATGATCCTGAGGAATATAACGAACTTTTAAAACCAATTGTAAACGGTCATGCAGATGTTGTTTTCGGTTCACGTTTTATGGGTGGTAATCCTCATAGGATTTTGTTTTTTTGGCATTCTTTAGGTAATAAAATGTTGACATTTTTTTCTAATATGTTCACAAATTTGAACCTTACAGATATGGAAACATGCTATAAAATGTTTCGTACAGAAATTATTAAATCACTTGACCTTAAAGAAAAGAAATTTGGTTTTGAACCTGAAGTTACTGCCAAAGTTTCAAGAGTGCCTGATGTGAGAATTTATGAAATAGGGATTTCTTATTACGGAAGGAAGTATTCTGATGGTAAAAAAATAAGTTGGAAAGACGGTTTAAGAGCCTTGTACTCTGTGGTAAAATATAATGTTTGGGCGAGAGGTGAGAGATGA